The following coding sequences are from one Hymenobacter sp. DG25A window:
- a CDS encoding MutS-related protein, translating into MIHIQDLHLEAEILPLFNYTQNADAEDALSKLLSELPSSVELIQEKQAVIKAFLDNWSVLADFSYQKIHFQEVRAFLLDVSNGRVRLEDNRFRLSVKLLFSEKERYTSRARYVQTISFLHRLQQQYVLQLTVSGFPASFRPILEKLVRFLHRFILPITALAIQQDSFSVAQMVRFARQLQAVSPEEVSAFWQAFYVFEAYWSLAKGMLRYGFVFPIFQDNGLTLEQFYHPILALPVKNTLVLKPTDSVLILTGPNMAGKSTLLKAIGLCVYLAHVGVGVPAAACQLPFFHSIVVAINLTDSLKNGYSHFMAEIQNLKAVVQAAQRPGRTFAVFDELFRGTNVDDALDITQATIEGLASSQGSYFMVSTHLLQLESRLTIQPSIHAYSIECLLEEQVPRFTYRLLPGWSSLRIGKLLFEKEGLYELLRPYA; encoded by the coding sequence ATGATACATATTCAGGACTTACATCTGGAAGCTGAAATACTGCCTTTATTCAACTATACCCAAAATGCCGATGCTGAGGATGCTTTAAGCAAGTTGTTGAGTGAATTACCGTCTTCAGTCGAGTTGATTCAGGAGAAGCAAGCAGTTATTAAAGCCTTTTTGGACAACTGGTCAGTGCTTGCTGATTTCTCTTATCAGAAAATTCATTTTCAGGAAGTGCGGGCTTTTCTGCTGGATGTTAGCAATGGTCGGGTTAGATTAGAAGATAACAGGTTCAGGCTCAGTGTTAAGCTGTTGTTTTCGGAGAAGGAGCGCTATACAAGCCGGGCCCGTTACGTTCAGACTATTTCCTTTCTACACCGGCTGCAGCAGCAATATGTGCTGCAACTTACTGTATCAGGGTTTCCCGCTAGCTTTCGGCCGATACTAGAGAAGCTGGTCCGGTTTCTGCACCGCTTTATTCTGCCAATTACTGCCCTGGCTATTCAGCAGGACTCTTTTTCAGTTGCCCAAATGGTACGCTTTGCCCGGCAACTACAAGCCGTTAGCCCCGAGGAAGTAAGCGCATTCTGGCAGGCATTCTATGTGTTTGAAGCATACTGGTCCTTAGCGAAAGGGATGCTCCGTTACGGCTTTGTTTTTCCCATCTTTCAGGATAACGGATTGACCCTGGAGCAGTTCTATCATCCCATCTTGGCGCTACCTGTCAAGAATACCCTGGTTCTGAAGCCAACTGATTCGGTACTAATTCTGACCGGACCTAATATGGCCGGCAAGTCTACCTTACTCAAAGCTATAGGCTTGTGTGTGTATTTGGCCCATGTAGGAGTAGGAGTGCCGGCGGCAGCCTGCCAATTACCCTTTTTTCATTCTATAGTGGTAGCCATCAACCTGACCGATAGTCTGAAAAATGGGTATAGCCACTTTATGGCGGAAATACAGAACCTGAAAGCAGTAGTACAGGCAGCACAACGGCCAGGCCGAACGTTTGCCGTCTTTGATGAGCTTTTTCGGGGCACTAATGTGGATGACGCATTGGATATTACCCAAGCAACGATTGAAGGACTGGCCAGCTCTCAGGGTTCCTATTTTATGGTTTCCACTCACTTACTACAACTGGAAAGCCGGCTAACAATACAGCCAAGTATTCATGCTTATTCTATAGAATGTTTGTTGGAAGAGCAGGTTCCACGTTTTACCTACCGTCTGCTACCGGGGTGGTCAAGCCTAAGAATTGGTAAACTACTCTTTGAAAAAGAAGGCCTTTATGAATTGCTGAGGCCATACGCATAG
- a CDS encoding LD-carboxypeptidase, which produces MPTAPDPLRPQDRVAIVCTARKASHEELAAAVATLTGWGLEVVLGESTNIAHHQFGGDDEVRRRDFQHQLDDPGIRAILIARGGYGTPRIIDQLDFSRFAENPKWVAGFSDITTLNCHLLRLGHQSIHGVMPLLFHQPGGEEALESLRRALFGAPIIYTVAPQSLNRFGTAEGELIGGNLSLLQNLTGTASDCPTDGRILFLEDTDEYLYSIDRMLVHLDRTGKLCHLAGLLVGHFSNPQDNLVPFGQTPYEIIDTYARRYNFPVAYGFPVGHEPENMALICGRQARMTVNESGARVEYMEAP; this is translated from the coding sequence ATGCCCACCGCTCCTGACCCGCTTCGCCCCCAAGACCGGGTGGCCATTGTATGTACGGCCCGTAAAGCCTCTCACGAAGAGCTGGCCGCCGCCGTGGCTACGCTTACCGGTTGGGGCCTGGAAGTAGTACTGGGCGAAAGCACGAATATTGCCCACCATCAGTTTGGCGGCGACGATGAAGTGCGGCGGCGCGACTTTCAGCACCAGTTGGACGACCCCGGCATCCGGGCTATTCTGATTGCGCGCGGCGGCTACGGCACCCCGCGTATCATTGACCAGCTGGACTTTTCCCGCTTTGCAGAGAACCCGAAATGGGTAGCCGGCTTCTCGGATATCACCACGCTTAACTGTCACCTGCTGCGCCTGGGGCACCAGAGTATTCATGGCGTGATGCCGTTGCTCTTTCACCAGCCCGGCGGCGAGGAAGCACTGGAAAGCCTGCGGCGGGCGTTGTTTGGCGCACCAATAATCTATACCGTGGCGCCACAGTCGCTTAACCGTTTCGGCACGGCCGAGGGCGAGTTGATAGGCGGCAACCTCAGCCTGCTGCAAAACCTGACCGGTACTGCCTCCGACTGCCCTACCGATGGCCGGATTCTGTTTCTGGAAGACACCGACGAGTATCTCTATTCCATAGACCGGATGCTGGTGCACCTGGACCGCACCGGCAAGCTCTGCCATCTGGCCGGGCTGCTGGTAGGCCACTTCAGCAACCCCCAGGATAACCTCGTGCCCTTTGGCCAAACTCCCTACGAAATCATTGATACCTACGCCCGCCGGTATAATTTCCCGGTGGCCTACGGCTTCCCCGTTGGCCATGAGCCCGAGAACATGGCTCTGATTTGTGGCCGGCAAGCCAGGATGACGGTGAATGAGAGTGGGGCGCGGGTGGAGTATATGGAGGCGCCATAA
- a CDS encoding homoserine dehydrogenase — MPRPSHTSLPDTVHSPLRIGLMGFGCVGQGLYDILQQLPEFGAEVRRIAVKNPAKTRPLPAHRFEYHADALLDDPELDVLIEVIDDAAEAFRLVKAALQQGRRVITANKAMLARHLPELVQLQEQFGGTLLYEASVCGSIPILRTLDAHFGSEPLRSVSGILNGSSNYVLTRMTQEGTDYAAALAEAQLLGFAETDPTLDMAAFDPRSKAVILAAHAYGLLLQPEQVLHLGIEAITPTDIAYAQAQGHKIKVVATLEQLPDGRVTALVAPTFVAADSPLYTVEHEFNGVSVEAAFAGTQFLRGRGAGGHPTGSAVLSDLAALQRQQAYGYTKLRQTAPAFTNNLAVEIYLRTPKENVLEALTLTDVSVEGSGPEGYFAVGYTTLATLLEQRENLRQAGALVVRTGPIRITEVAQQVAESALAQ; from the coding sequence ATGCCCAGACCTTCGCACACTAGCCTGCCGGACACCGTTCACTCGCCCCTGCGCATTGGCCTCATGGGCTTTGGCTGCGTAGGCCAGGGCCTGTATGATATTCTGCAGCAGCTGCCGGAGTTTGGGGCGGAAGTACGGCGCATTGCGGTAAAGAACCCCGCCAAAACCCGCCCCCTGCCCGCTCACCGGTTTGAATACCACGCCGATGCCCTGCTGGATGACCCGGAGCTGGACGTATTAATAGAGGTAATTGATGACGCCGCCGAAGCTTTCCGGCTGGTGAAGGCCGCCCTGCAGCAGGGCCGCCGCGTGATAACCGCCAATAAGGCCATGCTGGCCCGCCACCTGCCCGAACTGGTGCAGCTACAGGAGCAGTTTGGCGGCACACTGCTGTATGAAGCCAGCGTGTGCGGCAGCATTCCCATTTTGCGCACGCTGGATGCCCATTTCGGCAGTGAGCCCCTGCGCTCGGTCAGCGGCATTCTGAATGGCTCCTCCAACTATGTGCTCACGCGCATGACCCAGGAAGGCACGGATTACGCCGCCGCCCTGGCTGAAGCCCAGCTGCTGGGCTTCGCCGAAACCGACCCCACCCTGGACATGGCGGCTTTCGACCCGCGTTCCAAAGCCGTTATTCTGGCGGCCCACGCCTACGGCTTACTTCTGCAGCCGGAACAGGTGCTGCACCTGGGCATTGAAGCCATTACGCCCACCGATATTGCCTACGCGCAGGCTCAGGGCCATAAAATAAAAGTAGTAGCCACCCTGGAGCAGCTGCCCGATGGCCGCGTAACGGCGCTGGTAGCGCCCACCTTTGTGGCGGCAGATTCCCCCTTGTATACCGTAGAGCATGAGTTCAATGGGGTATCCGTAGAGGCGGCGTTTGCCGGTACGCAGTTTCTGCGGGGCCGCGGGGCCGGCGGGCACCCCACTGGCTCCGCCGTTCTATCGGACTTGGCCGCCTTGCAACGCCAACAGGCCTATGGCTATACCAAGCTCCGGCAGACAGCGCCGGCCTTCACCAACAATCTGGCGGTGGAAATTTATCTGCGCACACCGAAAGAAAACGTGCTCGAAGCCCTGACGTTGACGGATGTTTCGGTGGAAGGGAGCGGGCCGGAGGGGTATTTTGCCGTAGGCTACACTACGCTGGCCACGCTACTGGAGCAACGGGAAAACTTGCGGCAAGCCGGAGCATTGGTAGTGCGCACCGGGCCAATCCGTATCACGGAGGTAGCGCAGCAGGTGGCAGAATCTGCGCTGGCGCAATAA
- the metX gene encoding homoserine O-acetyltransferase MetX codes for MPEDFIFTLPQPLPLEGGGLLPGAQVAYRTYGTLNEARDNVVWVCHALTANAEVLDWWPGLFGDNCYFDPADWFIVCANVLGSCYGSTGPLTVHPQTTRPWYQEFPLLTVRDLVAAHEQLRQHLGLTQVHTLIGGSLGGQQALEWAVQQPGVFAHLVVLATNARHSPWGIAFNEAQRLAILADETYHQSSPTGGQRGLKAARAMALLSYRSYDAYHQTQAEPADDTLEDFRASAYQQYQGNKLVARFNAYTYVVLSKAMDSHHLGRGRESIETALSGIKARTLIIGISSDVLFPPTEQRLLARHIPGAMYAEIESRFGHDGFLIETDQITHFLERFHAQTFAH; via the coding sequence ATGCCTGAAGACTTCATATTTACGCTCCCCCAGCCTTTGCCGCTGGAAGGTGGTGGGCTGCTGCCCGGCGCCCAGGTGGCCTACCGCACCTACGGCACCCTGAATGAAGCCCGCGACAACGTCGTCTGGGTATGCCACGCCCTCACGGCTAATGCCGAGGTGCTGGACTGGTGGCCGGGGCTGTTCGGGGATAATTGCTACTTCGACCCCGCCGACTGGTTTATCGTGTGTGCCAACGTGCTGGGCTCCTGCTACGGCTCTACGGGTCCGCTCACTGTGCACCCCCAAACCACCCGGCCCTGGTACCAGGAGTTTCCCCTGCTTACCGTCCGTGACCTGGTGGCGGCCCATGAGCAGTTGCGCCAGCATCTGGGTTTAACCCAGGTTCATACTCTCATTGGCGGTTCTCTGGGCGGACAGCAGGCGCTGGAGTGGGCCGTGCAGCAGCCCGGGGTGTTTGCGCACCTGGTAGTGCTGGCCACCAATGCCCGGCACTCTCCCTGGGGCATTGCGTTTAATGAGGCCCAGCGGCTGGCTATTCTGGCCGATGAAACCTACCACCAGTCCTCCCCAACCGGGGGGCAGCGCGGCCTGAAGGCGGCCCGGGCTATGGCGCTGCTCAGCTACCGCAGCTACGATGCCTACCACCAAACGCAGGCCGAGCCGGCCGATGACACGCTGGAGGATTTTCGGGCCAGTGCTTATCAGCAATACCAGGGCAACAAGCTGGTAGCCCGCTTCAATGCCTATACCTACGTGGTGCTTTCCAAAGCCATGGACTCGCACCACCTGGGGCGCGGCCGGGAAAGTATTGAAACGGCTCTGAGCGGCATTAAAGCCCGCACGCTCATCATCGGCATCAGCTCCGATGTGCTCTTTCCGCCAACGGAGCAGCGCCTGCTGGCGCGCCATATCCCGGGAGCCATGTATGCAGAAATAGAGTCCCGCTTCGGCCACGACGGATTCCTGATTGAAACCGACCAAATCACGCATTTTCTCGAACGATTTCATGCCCAGACCTTCGCACACTAG
- a CDS encoding O-acetylhomoserine aminocarboxypropyltransferase/cysteine synthase family protein produces MSTQNLHFETLQLHAGQQPDPVTGSRAVPIYQTSSYVFKNAEHGANLFALKEFGNIYTRLMNPTTDVFEQRIAALEGGVAALAVSSGLAAQFIALNNILQAGDNFVSSSFLYGGTYNQFKVAFKRLGIEARFADGDKPESFEALIDDNTKALYLETIGNPSFSVPDFERITAIANKYDLPLIVDNTFGAGGYLFRPLEHGAHIVVESATKWIGGHGTSIGGVIVDGGKYDFGNGKFPQFTEPSEGYHGLIFNDVFGKNGPFGNIAFIIRARVEGLRDFGPSQSPFNSFLLLQGLETLSLRLERTVENTQRIATWLEQHPQVEKVNYPGLKSSPYYALAQKYLTKGAGGVLTFSIRGSKDTATRFIDNLKLVSHLANVGDAKTLIIQPSATTHQQLSEQEQLAAGVLPTLLRLSVGIEHFEDIRADLAQAFEAVREDVPQSKETSTTLLEPKAEHAQPLEV; encoded by the coding sequence ATGTCTACTCAGAACCTGCATTTCGAGACACTCCAACTCCACGCCGGCCAGCAGCCTGACCCCGTAACCGGTTCCCGCGCCGTCCCAATTTATCAGACCAGCAGCTACGTATTCAAAAACGCAGAGCATGGCGCTAACCTGTTTGCCCTCAAGGAATTCGGCAACATCTACACCCGGTTGATGAACCCGACCACTGACGTGTTTGAGCAGCGTATTGCGGCGCTGGAAGGTGGAGTAGCCGCGCTGGCCGTGTCCTCGGGGCTGGCCGCGCAGTTCATTGCACTCAACAACATTCTGCAGGCCGGCGACAACTTTGTTTCCTCCTCCTTTCTCTATGGGGGCACCTACAATCAGTTTAAAGTAGCCTTCAAGCGCCTGGGCATAGAGGCCCGGTTTGCCGATGGCGACAAGCCCGAGAGCTTTGAGGCCCTGATTGACGACAACACCAAGGCCCTGTACCTGGAAACCATTGGCAACCCCAGCTTCAGCGTGCCTGATTTTGAGCGCATTACTGCCATTGCCAACAAGTATGACCTGCCGCTGATTGTAGACAACACGTTTGGTGCGGGCGGCTACCTGTTCCGCCCCCTGGAGCATGGCGCGCACATTGTGGTAGAATCGGCTACCAAGTGGATTGGCGGGCACGGCACCAGCATTGGCGGCGTGATTGTGGATGGCGGCAAGTATGACTTCGGCAATGGCAAGTTTCCACAGTTTACGGAACCATCAGAAGGCTACCATGGCCTCATATTCAATGATGTGTTCGGCAAAAACGGCCCGTTCGGCAACATTGCCTTCATCATTCGGGCACGGGTAGAAGGCCTGCGGGACTTCGGCCCTTCGCAGAGTCCGTTCAACTCCTTCCTGCTGTTGCAGGGGCTGGAAACCCTGAGTTTGCGTCTGGAGCGCACCGTGGAAAACACGCAACGCATTGCTACCTGGCTGGAGCAGCACCCCCAGGTAGAGAAGGTAAACTACCCCGGCCTGAAAAGCAGCCCCTACTACGCCTTGGCGCAGAAATATCTGACCAAAGGAGCCGGGGGCGTGCTCACCTTTAGCATCCGCGGCTCCAAGGATACGGCTACCCGTTTTATTGACAACCTGAAGCTGGTGAGTCACCTGGCCAACGTAGGCGACGCCAAAACGCTCATCATTCAGCCTTCCGCTACCACGCACCAGCAGCTTTCCGAGCAGGAGCAACTGGCGGCCGGGGTACTGCCCACGCTGCTGCGCCTGTCCGTGGGCATTGAGCACTTTGAAGACATTCGTGCCGACCTGGCCCAGGCTTTTGAAGCCGTTCGGGAAGATGTGCCGCAGTCCAAGGAAACCAGCACTACCCTGCTGGAGCCCAAGGCCGAGCACGCGCAGCCGCTGGAGGTTTAA
- a CDS encoding LysM peptidoglycan-binding domain-containing protein, with amino-acid sequence MGLFDFLNKGEQKPVQPANKPATGNTDFFGNANQPAATTQGDTYTVVSGDSLSKIAKHHYGDASKWHQIYDANKATIGSNPDHIEVGQVLTLPKI; translated from the coding sequence ATGGGACTCTTCGATTTTCTGAATAAAGGCGAGCAGAAACCTGTTCAGCCAGCCAATAAGCCCGCCACTGGCAACACCGATTTCTTCGGCAACGCCAACCAGCCAGCGGCTACTACTCAGGGCGATACCTACACCGTAGTATCGGGTGATTCGCTCTCCAAAATTGCCAAACACCACTACGGCGACGCCAGCAAGTGGCACCAGATTTACGACGCCAACAAAGCCACTATCGGCTCTAACCCCGACCATATTGAAGTAGGTCAGGTACTGACTTTACCAAAAATTTAG
- a CDS encoding YbhN family protein, producing the protein MPVTQDSEEQQLLDKLRPSRIVLPVLIGLGVVGFMFWRSYKPGDLAPLGNASPMWLLISLLVLVARDAGYVYRIREISERVLSWRASLDIIMIWEFASCILPSAVGGTSVAPILLHKEGITLGKSVAYVMVTALLDNLYYVVMVPLVVWLAHEGLYPAESLQSGFMTTLKIAFGLSYVMVSVYSGLMLYAIFINPMSVKRLLVRLFSLRGLRRWRAKAYQHGNEVVWASAQLRGNGAGYWLRAALSTAFVWTARYLVIGCLIAAFVNVSAQEFTMMFARNITYKVILLVAITPGGAGIAEGAFPTFFGKFIGTATMTSFMVLLYRIVTYYLYLVLGAVFLPRWVARVYGRRTAQKLMHS; encoded by the coding sequence ATGCCCGTAACCCAGGACTCCGAGGAACAGCAACTGCTCGATAAGCTACGGCCGTCGCGCATTGTGCTGCCCGTGCTTATTGGCCTGGGAGTGGTGGGCTTTATGTTCTGGCGCAGCTACAAGCCCGGCGACCTGGCCCCGCTGGGCAACGCCAGCCCCATGTGGCTGCTCATTTCCCTGCTGGTGCTGGTAGCCCGCGACGCCGGCTACGTTTATCGGATCCGGGAAATATCGGAGCGGGTGCTCAGCTGGCGCGCCTCCCTGGATATTATTATGATCTGGGAGTTTGCGTCCTGCATTCTGCCCTCAGCCGTGGGTGGCACTTCGGTAGCGCCCATTCTGCTGCATAAGGAAGGCATTACGCTGGGCAAATCGGTGGCGTATGTGATGGTGACGGCCCTGCTCGACAACCTGTATTATGTGGTGATGGTGCCCTTGGTGGTCTGGTTGGCGCACGAGGGGCTGTACCCGGCCGAGTCGCTGCAAAGCGGGTTCATGACCACACTCAAAATAGCTTTTGGGCTGAGCTACGTCATGGTTTCGGTGTATTCCGGGCTGATGCTGTACGCTATTTTTATCAACCCGATGTCGGTGAAGCGGCTGCTGGTGCGCCTGTTTTCCCTGCGCGGCCTGCGGCGCTGGCGGGCTAAGGCCTACCAGCACGGCAATGAGGTAGTGTGGGCCTCGGCCCAGCTGCGCGGCAACGGCGCGGGCTACTGGCTGCGGGCGGCCCTCAGTACGGCCTTTGTCTGGACGGCGCGCTACCTCGTTATTGGCTGCCTGATTGCGGCTTTCGTGAACGTATCAGCGCAGGAATTCACCATGATGTTTGCCCGCAACATCACCTACAAAGTGATTCTGCTGGTAGCTATTACGCCGGGCGGGGCGGGCATTGCGGAAGGTGCTTTTCCCACGTTTTTCGGCAAGTTTATCGGTACGGCTACCATGACCAGCTTTATGGTGCTGCTCTACCGCATTGTAACCTATTACCTATATCTGGTGCTGGGCGCGGTGTTCCTGCCGCGCTGGGTGGCGCGGGTGTACGGCCGTCGCACGGCCCAGAAGCTGATGCATTCGTAG
- the dxs gene encoding 1-deoxy-D-xylulose-5-phosphate synthase, translated as MIVEPGALLAAIDSPDDLKKLSPDQLVQLSQELRQFIIDSVSIYGGHFGASLGVVELTVALHYVFNTPYDQLVWDVGHQAYGHKILTGRREKFPTNRRYHGMSGFPKRSESEYDAFGVGHSSTSIGAALGMAVASDYKGEFDRQHIAVIGDGAMTAGMAFEALNHAGVEKSNLLVILNDNCMSIDPNVGALKEYLTDITTSRTYNKVRDELWNVLGKLSKFGPNPQQIAKRVEQAMKATLLKQGNLFEALNFRYFGPVDGHDVQHLATILHDLKSIPGPKLLHCVTVKGKGYALAEKDQTLWHAPGLFDKVTGEIHKKTYSTPQPPKYQDVFGHTLVELAEKNDKIMGVTPAMPSGSSLNIMMEAMPDRAFDVGIAEQHAVVFSAGLATQGLVPFCNIYSSFMQRAYDQVVHDVALQNLHVVFCLDRAGFAGADGPTHHGCYDLAYMRCIPNMVVSAPMNEEELRNLMYTASLPENAGPFSIRYPRGEGVMPEWRKPLKKLTIGTGRVVREGEGVAVLSIGHIGNYAVKATQQLLAEGLNPGHYDMRFCKPLDEEMLHNILRQYKAIVTVEDGCLQGGFGAAVLEFMADHGYSLPVKRLGIPDRIVEHGTQDELYKECGFDADGIAAALREMSGKVVAAVPRTTVLL; from the coding sequence ATGATTGTTGAACCCGGTGCCCTGTTGGCAGCTATTGACTCGCCTGACGACCTGAAAAAGCTCAGCCCGGACCAGTTGGTTCAGCTAAGCCAGGAACTGCGGCAGTTCATCATTGATTCCGTTTCCATCTACGGCGGCCATTTTGGCGCCTCCCTGGGTGTAGTGGAGCTCACAGTAGCCCTGCACTACGTCTTCAACACGCCTTACGACCAGTTGGTGTGGGACGTAGGCCACCAGGCATACGGGCACAAAATCCTGACAGGGCGCCGCGAGAAATTCCCTACCAACCGCCGCTACCACGGCATGTCGGGGTTTCCGAAACGCAGCGAAAGTGAGTACGATGCCTTTGGCGTAGGCCACAGCTCTACCAGCATTGGCGCGGCCCTGGGTATGGCGGTAGCCTCAGACTATAAAGGCGAATTCGACCGGCAGCACATTGCCGTAATTGGCGACGGGGCCATGACGGCCGGTATGGCCTTCGAAGCCCTGAACCACGCCGGCGTGGAGAAATCCAACCTGCTGGTTATCCTCAACGATAACTGCATGAGCATCGACCCCAACGTGGGCGCGCTCAAAGAATACCTCACCGACATTACCACTTCCCGCACCTACAACAAGGTGCGCGATGAGCTGTGGAACGTGCTGGGCAAGCTCTCCAAGTTTGGTCCCAACCCCCAGCAGATTGCCAAGCGCGTGGAGCAGGCCATGAAGGCCACCTTGCTGAAACAGGGAAACCTGTTCGAAGCCCTCAATTTTCGCTACTTCGGCCCCGTAGATGGCCACGATGTCCAGCATCTGGCCACCATCCTGCACGATCTGAAGAGCATTCCCGGTCCCAAGCTGCTGCACTGCGTTACGGTGAAGGGCAAGGGCTATGCGCTGGCCGAGAAGGACCAGACGCTGTGGCATGCTCCCGGCCTGTTTGATAAGGTTACGGGCGAGATTCACAAGAAAACCTACTCTACGCCGCAGCCACCTAAGTATCAGGACGTGTTTGGGCACACGTTGGTAGAGCTGGCCGAGAAGAACGATAAAATCATGGGTGTGACGCCGGCTATGCCTTCGGGCTCGTCGCTGAACATCATGATGGAGGCTATGCCCGACCGCGCATTTGACGTGGGCATTGCCGAGCAGCATGCCGTGGTCTTTTCCGCTGGTCTGGCCACGCAGGGCCTGGTGCCTTTCTGCAATATCTACTCCTCCTTCATGCAGCGCGCCTACGACCAAGTGGTGCATGATGTCGCCCTGCAGAATCTGCACGTGGTTTTCTGCCTGGACCGCGCCGGTTTTGCCGGCGCCGACGGCCCCACGCACCACGGCTGCTACGACCTGGCCTACATGCGCTGCATCCCCAACATGGTAGTTTCGGCCCCCATGAATGAGGAAGAGCTGCGCAACCTGATGTACACGGCCTCCCTGCCCGAAAATGCCGGTCCGTTCAGCATCCGCTACCCACGCGGCGAAGGCGTGATGCCGGAATGGCGCAAGCCGCTCAAAAAGCTCACCATTGGTACCGGCCGCGTAGTGCGCGAGGGCGAAGGGGTAGCAGTGCTCAGCATTGGCCACATTGGCAACTATGCCGTGAAAGCCACCCAGCAGCTGCTTGCCGAGGGCCTCAACCCCGGGCACTACGATATGCGCTTCTGCAAGCCGCTGGATGAGGAAATGCTGCACAACATCCTGCGCCAGTACAAAGCCATTGTAACCGTAGAAGATGGCTGCCTGCAAGGCGGCTTCGGTGCGGCCGTGCTGGAGTTTATGGCCGACCACGGCTACAGTCTGCCCGTGAAGCGCCTCGGCATCCCGGACCGCATTGTAGAGCACGGTACTCAGGACGAGCTGTACAAAGAGTGTGGTTTCGATGCCGATGGTATTGCTGCTGCGCTACGCGAGATGAGCGGGAAAGTGGTAGCAGCCGTACCCAGAACCACGGTTTTGCTGTAA
- a CDS encoding T9SS type A sorting domain-containing protein — translation METVSVNNGSGDITSYYCPSLVSTSSQVVVTPITNTIFILYKGAGTDTVRVNKQYVPIDATYTFGLPINSANTTYTLRSDINCNNPKTNIFTLTLAPTLSITATQNGLPVTGAVCPGSTVSLTAIGATAGEIYYLRNSSGTLLDQNQTGVFNVNPTTSTIYSITTKTDNCGGADVVQRIAVDTNNLTLTSDDPDNNVAPLTPVILTAGGGTAGAYSWTASDGTVITSSGSQVTVYPKTSTQYTVSGNTAAGNCPTSASIIITVNGVILPVEFASFTAIWVGKAPQLNWATASEKSSASFVVERSMDGLTFAAIGQRAGAGNTTTRTEYQFSDVSLSTSMAGTVYYRLRQVNTDGTFSYSAIKTLQVATSRINFKASVYPNPSARVVTVEVEALGAEAITCTVHDALGKQMLTRTVTASGAGLQEISLPEAASLRAGIYYLTVRQGTQQQVLKLSRK, via the coding sequence GTGGAAACAGTTTCCGTAAATAATGGCTCTGGCGACATTACCAGTTACTACTGTCCTTCTCTGGTATCCACCTCTTCTCAGGTTGTTGTTACCCCGATAACGAATACCATTTTTATACTCTACAAAGGTGCTGGCACCGATACCGTGAGAGTAAACAAGCAGTATGTGCCAATTGATGCAACTTATACGTTTGGTCTGCCTATCAACTCTGCCAATACTACCTACACGCTACGGAGCGACATCAACTGTAACAATCCTAAGACCAATATTTTTACTCTAACACTGGCTCCCACGCTCTCTATTACTGCTACGCAGAATGGCCTGCCGGTTACTGGCGCGGTTTGCCCCGGATCAACGGTAAGCCTGACTGCCATAGGTGCCACCGCAGGAGAAATATATTACCTGCGTAATTCCAGCGGCACGCTGCTGGATCAGAATCAGACGGGTGTTTTTAATGTGAATCCTACCACTTCAACTATCTATTCTATCACTACCAAGACGGATAATTGCGGTGGTGCAGATGTAGTGCAGCGAATAGCAGTAGATACCAACAACCTGACTTTAACTTCGGACGACCCGGATAATAATGTAGCTCCACTTACCCCGGTTATCCTGACAGCTGGCGGTGGTACTGCTGGTGCGTATAGCTGGACGGCTAGTGATGGTACTGTCATCACATCTTCTGGCTCCCAGGTAACGGTTTACCCCAAAACCTCAACTCAGTATACGGTGAGTGGTAATACAGCCGCAGGCAACTGCCCTACATCTGCCTCAATTATCATCACTGTGAATGGTGTGATTCTTCCGGTAGAGTTTGCCAGCTTCACGGCCATCTGGGTCGGTAAAGCCCCGCAACTGAACTGGGCTACGGCCTCCGAGAAAAGCAGTGCCTCGTTTGTTGTCGAGCGCAGCATGGACGGTTTAACTTTTGCCGCCATTGGCCAACGCGCCGGTGCCGGCAATACCACCACCCGCACTGAGTACCAGTTCTCAGATGTGAGCCTGTCGACCTCTATGGCCGGCACGGTATACTACCGTCTGCGGCAGGTGAATACCGATGGTACTTTCAGCTATTCAGCTATCAAAACCCTGCAGGTGGCTACCAGCCGGATCAACTTCAAAGCCAGTGTTTACCCAAACCCCTCTGCCCGGGTTGTTACCGTGGAGGTGGAAGCTTTAGGTGCCGAGGCCATCACCTGCACGGTGCATGACGCGCTGGGCAAGCAGATGCTGACACGCACAGTTACGGCTTCAGGTGCAGGTCTGCAGGAAATCAGCCTGCCGGAGGCCGCTTCGCTGCGGGCCGGTATCTACTACCTGACGGTGCGCCAAGGCACGCAACAGCAGGTGCTCAAGCTTAGCCGGAAGTAG